The Microbacterium sp. LWO12-1.2 genome includes a window with the following:
- a CDS encoding aldehyde dehydrogenase family protein, with the protein MTTTTTILEAVGVPESVGRAIPDAATRETIGYAPVHTVADLDDAVAAARAAQPAWAALGHAERSRILNAIADDIEANSEELAVLLSREQGKPLNGPNARFEVGACALWTRTAADTPIEPEVVFEAGESRAEVHYDPLGVVGAIGPWNWPMMITVWQIAPSLRMGNTVVVKPSEYTPLSVLALAEIYNRHLPEGVLAVISGDREVGAAIAAHPDLDKIMFTGSTATGRRIVEASAGSLARLTLELGGNDAGIILPGTDIDAIAENLFWGIFINTGQTCAALKRLYVHESQYEQVVDTLARLARTMPLGNGLDEGNVLGPLQNEKQFDIVSALVDDARANGARIVAGGAAAPEHGPLFYQTTVVADISDGARLVDEEQFGPVIPVIRYSDVDDAVRRANASTQGLGGSVWSQDVDTATEVARRVQAGTVWINQHGAINPHVPFGGIKASGYGQEFGVAGLKAVSAPKVIQR; encoded by the coding sequence GTGACCACGACAACGACGATCCTGGAAGCCGTCGGCGTGCCCGAGAGCGTGGGCCGCGCGATCCCGGATGCCGCCACGAGAGAGACCATCGGCTACGCGCCGGTCCACACGGTCGCCGACCTGGACGACGCGGTCGCGGCTGCGCGTGCGGCGCAGCCGGCCTGGGCGGCGCTCGGTCATGCGGAGCGCAGCCGCATCCTGAACGCGATCGCGGACGACATCGAGGCGAACAGCGAGGAACTCGCGGTGCTGCTGTCGCGGGAGCAGGGGAAGCCGCTGAACGGACCCAACGCCCGCTTCGAGGTGGGCGCGTGCGCACTCTGGACCCGCACGGCCGCCGACACCCCGATCGAACCGGAGGTCGTGTTCGAGGCGGGGGAGTCCCGTGCCGAGGTGCACTACGACCCTCTGGGCGTGGTCGGCGCGATCGGGCCCTGGAACTGGCCCATGATGATCACCGTCTGGCAGATCGCCCCCTCGCTGCGGATGGGCAACACCGTGGTGGTGAAGCCCAGCGAGTACACGCCGCTGTCGGTGCTCGCGCTCGCCGAGATCTACAACCGGCACCTGCCGGAGGGTGTGCTCGCCGTGATATCGGGCGATCGCGAGGTCGGAGCGGCCATCGCGGCGCATCCCGATCTCGACAAGATCATGTTCACCGGCTCGACGGCCACCGGCCGCCGCATCGTCGAGGCCTCGGCCGGGAGCCTCGCGCGGCTCACGCTCGAACTCGGTGGCAACGACGCGGGGATCATCCTGCCCGGCACCGACATCGACGCCATCGCCGAGAACCTGTTCTGGGGCATCTTCATCAACACCGGCCAGACCTGTGCCGCGCTCAAGCGCCTCTACGTGCACGAGTCGCAGTACGAGCAGGTCGTCGACACGCTCGCCCGGCTGGCGCGCACCATGCCGCTCGGCAACGGCCTCGACGAGGGCAATGTGCTGGGACCGCTGCAGAACGAGAAGCAGTTCGACATCGTCAGCGCACTCGTCGACGACGCCAGGGCGAACGGCGCACGCATCGTCGCGGGTGGCGCCGCGGCCCCCGAGCACGGTCCGCTGTTCTATCAGACCACGGTGGTCGCCGACATCTCCGACGGTGCGCGCCTGGTCGACGAGGAGCAGTTCGGCCCGGTCATCCCGGTCATCCGCTACTCGGACGTCGACGATGCCGTGCGTCGGGCCAACGCCTCCACGCAGGGGCTCGGCGGATCGGTGTGGTCCCAGGACGTCGACACCGCGACCGAGGTCGCCCGGCGGGTGCAGGCCGGCACCGTGTGGATCAACCAGCACGGCGCGATCAACCCGCACGTGCCGTTCGGCGGCATCAAGGCGTCGGGCTACGGGCAGGAGTTCGGAGTCGCAGGGCTGAAGGCGGTGTCGGCGCCGAAGGTCATCCAGCGCTGA
- the paaI gene encoding hydroxyphenylacetyl-CoA thioesterase PaaI — translation MMQRDRASALLGMTVEKDEPGEAVVSMEVRDDMLNGHAITHGGLVFTLADTAFAIACNEDERVTVAAGADIVFVKSTTAGQRLTAHARRRTVVGRTGVYDITVTDDAGDVVAEVRGRSLTTDRRPAE, via the coding sequence ATGATGCAGCGGGACCGCGCCTCTGCGCTGCTCGGCATGACCGTCGAGAAGGACGAGCCCGGCGAGGCCGTCGTCTCGATGGAGGTGCGCGACGACATGCTCAACGGCCACGCCATCACGCACGGCGGCTTGGTGTTCACGCTCGCCGACACGGCCTTCGCGATCGCCTGCAACGAAGACGAACGGGTCACGGTCGCCGCCGGCGCCGACATCGTGTTCGTGAAGTCGACGACCGCGGGACAGCGCCTGACCGCGCACGCCCGCCGCCGCACGGTCGTCGGCCGCACCGGGGTCTACGACATCACGGTCACGGATGACGCGGGCGACGTGGTCGCCGAGGTGCGCGGCCGCTCGCTCACGACGGACCGTCGCCCCGCGGAGTGA